From Homo sapiens chromosome 6, GRCh38.p14 Primary Assembly, the proteins below share one genomic window:
- the FBXO30 gene encoding F-box only protein 30 isoform X1: protein MRVPGRPSGRPERASAALVSSPGRMPGQPLRAGLAIMEEELQHSHCVNCVSRRCMTRPEPGISCDLIGCPLVCGAVFHSCKADEHRLLCPFERVPCLNSDFGCPFTMARNKVAEHLEMCPASVVCCTMEWNRWPVSYADRKSYENLSRDVDEVAQLDMALALQDQRMLLESLKVATMMSKATDKVSKPREQISVKSSVPEIPHANGLVSVDEESYGALYQATVETTRSLAAALDILNTATRDIGMLNTSVPNDMDEQQNARESLEDQNLKDQDHLYEEEIGAVGGIDYNDTNQNAQSEQNGSSDLLCDLNTSSYDTSALCNGFPLENICTQVIDQNQNLHGDSKQSNLTNGDCVASSDGTSKPSSSLAVAAQLREIIPSSALPNGTVQHILMPDDEGEGELCWKKVDLGDVKNVDVLSFSHAPSFNFLSNSCWSKPKEDKAVDTSDLEVAEDPMGLQGIDLITAALLFCLGDSPGGRGISDSRMADIYHIDVGTQTFSLPSAILATSTMVGEIASASACDHANPQLSNPSPFQTLGLDLVLECVARYQPKQRSMFTFVCGQLFRRKEFSSHFKNVHGDIHAGLNGWMEQRCPLAYYGCTYSQRRFCPSIQGAKIIHDRHLRSFGVQPCVSTVLVEPARNCVLGLHNDHLSSLPFEVLQHIAGFLDGFSLCQLSCVSKLMRDVCGSLLQSRGMVILQWGKRKYPEGNSSWQIKEKVWRFSTAFCSVNEWKFADILSMADHLKKCSYNVVEKREEAIPLPCMCVTRELTKEGRSLRSVLKPVL from the exons agctGGACTGGCCATTATGGAGGAGGAGCTGCAGCATTCCCATTGTGTGAATTGTGTCAGTAGACGGTGCATGACCAGGCCAGAGCCAGGGATTTCCTGTGATTTGATTGGTTGTCCATTGGTTTGTGGTGCAGTTTTCCATTCTTGTAAAGCTGATGAGCATCGACTTTTATGTCCATTTGAACGAGTGCCTTGCTTAAATAGTGACTTTGGATGTCCATTTACCATGGCCCGAAATAAAGTTGCTGAACATCTAGAAATGTGTCCTGCAAGTGTGGTGTGCTGTactatggaatggaatcgatGGCCAGTTAGTTATGCAGACCGGAAATCATATGAAAATCTAAGCAGAGATGTCGATGAAGTGGCACAATTGGATATGGCCTTGGCTCTTCAAGACCAAAGGATGCTCTTAGAATCCCTCAAAGTAGCCACCATGATGTCAAAAGCAACTGATAAAGTATCCAAACCTAGAGAACAAATCTCAGTTAAATCAAGTGTCCCAGAAATACCACATGCTAATGGTTTAGTGTCTGTTGATGAAGAATCTTATGGTGCACTTTATCAAGCTACTGTAGAAACAACCAGAAGTTTGGCTGCTGCTTTGGATATCCTGAATACTGCTACAAGAGACATTGGCATGTTAAATACAAGTGTCCCAAATGACATGGATGAACAGCAAAATGCGAGAGAAAGCTTAGAGGATCAAAACTTGAAAGACCAAGATCATCTTTATGAGGAGGAAATAGGAGCAGTAGGTGGAATTGACTACAATGACACAAATCAGAATGCCCAGTCTGAACAAAATGGTTCAAGTGATTTATTATGTGACTTGAATACAAGTTCTTATGACACTTCTGCTCTTTGTAATGGCTTTCCTTTGGAAAATATATGTACCCAGGTCATAGACCAGAATCAGAATTTACATGGTGATTCAAAACAAAGTAACTTAACAAATGGAGACTGTGTGGCATCATCAGATGGCACTTCAAAACCTTCCAGCTCACTTGCGGTGGCAGCACAACTTAGGGAAATAATACCATCCAGTGCTTTGCCTAATGGCACAGTTCAGCATATCCTCATGCCAGATGATGAAGGTGAAGGTGAATTGTGTTGGAAAAAAGTAGACTTAGGGGACGTGAAGAATGTGGATGTCTTATCTTTCAGTCATGCTCCTTCAttcaattttctttctaattcatgTTGGTCTAAACCAAAGGAAGATAAAGCAGTAGATACATCAGATTTGGAAGTTGCAGAAGATCCTATGGGCCTCCAAGGAATAGATCTGATCACAGCAGCATTGCTTTTTTGTCTAGGAGATTCTCCAGGAGGGAGGGGTATATCTGATAGCCGCATGGCTGATATTTATCACATTGACGTTGGGACTCAGACTTTTTCACTTCCATCTGCAATATTAGCTACAAGTACAATGGTTGGGGAGATAGCTTCAGCTTCAGCTTGTGATCATGCCAATCCACAGCTTTCAAATCCAAGTCCGTTTCAGACACTTGGGCTGGATTTAGTATTGGAATGTGTCGCTAGGTACCAACCCAAGCAGCGTTCAATGTTTACCTTTGTGTGTGGACAGTTATTTAGAAGGAAAGAATTTTCTTCCCACTTTAAGAATGTGCATGGTGACATTCATGCTGGACTCAATGGCTGGATGGAACAGAGGTGCCCTTTAGCTTACTATGGTTGTACCTATTCTCAGCGTAGATTTTGTCCATCAATACAAGGAGCAAAGATTATACATGACCGCCATTTGAGGTCATTTGGAGTTCAGCCATGTGTATCTACAGTATTAGTGGAGCCTGCTAGAAACTGTGTGTTGGGATTACATAATGACCATCTAAGTAGTCTTCCTTTTGAGGTCCTGCAGCATATTGCAGGCTTTCTCGATGGCTTCAGCTTATGTCAGCTCTCATGTGTATCCAAGTTAATGAGGGATGTGTGTGGCAGCCTGCTTCAGTCTCGTGGCATGGTCATACTGCAGTGGGGGAAAAGGAAGTATCCAGAAGGAAATTCATCATGGCAGATAAAAGAAAAG GTATGGCGATTTAGTACTGCATTTTGTTCTGTTAATGAATGGAAATTTGCTGACATCCTAAGCATGGCAGACCACTTGAAGAAATGCAGTTACAATGTTGTCGAGAAACGGGAGGAAGCAATCCCTTTGCCATGTATGTGTGTGACACGAGAACTCACTAAAGAAGGACGTTCACTACGCTCAGTTTTAAAACCTGTACTTTAA
- the FBXO30 gene encoding F-box only protein 30, which translates to MEEELQHSHCVNCVSRRCMTRPEPGISCDLIGCPLVCGAVFHSCKADEHRLLCPFERVPCLNSDFGCPFTMARNKVAEHLEMCPASVVCCTMEWNRWPVSYADRKSYENLSRDVDEVAQLDMALALQDQRMLLESLKVATMMSKATDKVSKPREQISVKSSVPEIPHANGLVSVDEESYGALYQATVETTRSLAAALDILNTATRDIGMLNTSVPNDMDEQQNARESLEDQNLKDQDHLYEEEIGAVGGIDYNDTNQNAQSEQNGSSDLLCDLNTSSYDTSALCNGFPLENICTQVIDQNQNLHGDSKQSNLTNGDCVASSDGTSKPSSSLAVAAQLREIIPSSALPNGTVQHILMPDDEGEGELCWKKVDLGDVKNVDVLSFSHAPSFNFLSNSCWSKPKEDKAVDTSDLEVAEDPMGLQGIDLITAALLFCLGDSPGGRGISDSRMADIYHIDVGTQTFSLPSAILATSTMVGEIASASACDHANPQLSNPSPFQTLGLDLVLECVARYQPKQRSMFTFVCGQLFRRKEFSSHFKNVHGDIHAGLNGWMEQRCPLAYYGCTYSQRRFCPSIQGAKIIHDRHLRSFGVQPCVSTVLVEPARNCVLGLHNDHLSSLPFEVLQHIAGFLDGFSLCQLSCVSKLMRDVCGSLLQSRGMVILQWGKRKYPEGNSSWQIKEKVWRFSTAFCSVNEWKFADILSMADHLKKCSYNVVEKREEAIPLPCMCVTRELTKEGRSLRSVLKPVL; encoded by the exons ATGGAGGAGGAGCTGCAGCATTCCCATTGTGTGAATTGTGTCAGTAGACGGTGCATGACCAGGCCAGAGCCAGGGATTTCCTGTGATTTGATTGGTTGTCCATTGGTTTGTGGTGCAGTTTTCCATTCTTGTAAAGCTGATGAGCATCGACTTTTATGTCCATTTGAACGAGTGCCTTGCTTAAATAGTGACTTTGGATGTCCATTTACCATGGCCCGAAATAAAGTTGCTGAACATCTAGAAATGTGTCCTGCAAGTGTGGTGTGCTGTactatggaatggaatcgatGGCCAGTTAGTTATGCAGACCGGAAATCATATGAAAATCTAAGCAGAGATGTCGATGAAGTGGCACAATTGGATATGGCCTTGGCTCTTCAAGACCAAAGGATGCTCTTAGAATCCCTCAAAGTAGCCACCATGATGTCAAAAGCAACTGATAAAGTATCCAAACCTAGAGAACAAATCTCAGTTAAATCAAGTGTCCCAGAAATACCACATGCTAATGGTTTAGTGTCTGTTGATGAAGAATCTTATGGTGCACTTTATCAAGCTACTGTAGAAACAACCAGAAGTTTGGCTGCTGCTTTGGATATCCTGAATACTGCTACAAGAGACATTGGCATGTTAAATACAAGTGTCCCAAATGACATGGATGAACAGCAAAATGCGAGAGAAAGCTTAGAGGATCAAAACTTGAAAGACCAAGATCATCTTTATGAGGAGGAAATAGGAGCAGTAGGTGGAATTGACTACAATGACACAAATCAGAATGCCCAGTCTGAACAAAATGGTTCAAGTGATTTATTATGTGACTTGAATACAAGTTCTTATGACACTTCTGCTCTTTGTAATGGCTTTCCTTTGGAAAATATATGTACCCAGGTCATAGACCAGAATCAGAATTTACATGGTGATTCAAAACAAAGTAACTTAACAAATGGAGACTGTGTGGCATCATCAGATGGCACTTCAAAACCTTCCAGCTCACTTGCGGTGGCAGCACAACTTAGGGAAATAATACCATCCAGTGCTTTGCCTAATGGCACAGTTCAGCATATCCTCATGCCAGATGATGAAGGTGAAGGTGAATTGTGTTGGAAAAAAGTAGACTTAGGGGACGTGAAGAATGTGGATGTCTTATCTTTCAGTCATGCTCCTTCAttcaattttctttctaattcatgTTGGTCTAAACCAAAGGAAGATAAAGCAGTAGATACATCAGATTTGGAAGTTGCAGAAGATCCTATGGGCCTCCAAGGAATAGATCTGATCACAGCAGCATTGCTTTTTTGTCTAGGAGATTCTCCAGGAGGGAGGGGTATATCTGATAGCCGCATGGCTGATATTTATCACATTGACGTTGGGACTCAGACTTTTTCACTTCCATCTGCAATATTAGCTACAAGTACAATGGTTGGGGAGATAGCTTCAGCTTCAGCTTGTGATCATGCCAATCCACAGCTTTCAAATCCAAGTCCGTTTCAGACACTTGGGCTGGATTTAGTATTGGAATGTGTCGCTAGGTACCAACCCAAGCAGCGTTCAATGTTTACCTTTGTGTGTGGACAGTTATTTAGAAGGAAAGAATTTTCTTCCCACTTTAAGAATGTGCATGGTGACATTCATGCTGGACTCAATGGCTGGATGGAACAGAGGTGCCCTTTAGCTTACTATGGTTGTACCTATTCTCAGCGTAGATTTTGTCCATCAATACAAGGAGCAAAGATTATACATGACCGCCATTTGAGGTCATTTGGAGTTCAGCCATGTGTATCTACAGTATTAGTGGAGCCTGCTAGAAACTGTGTGTTGGGATTACATAATGACCATCTAAGTAGTCTTCCTTTTGAGGTCCTGCAGCATATTGCAGGCTTTCTCGATGGCTTCAGCTTATGTCAGCTCTCATGTGTATCCAAGTTAATGAGGGATGTGTGTGGCAGCCTGCTTCAGTCTCGTGGCATGGTCATACTGCAGTGGGGGAAAAGGAAGTATCCAGAAGGAAATTCATCATGGCAGATAAAAGAAAAG GTATGGCGATTTAGTACTGCATTTTGTTCTGTTAATGAATGGAAATTTGCTGACATCCTAAGCATGGCAGACCACTTGAAGAAATGCAGTTACAATGTTGTCGAGAAACGGGAGGAAGCAATCCCTTTGCCATGTATGTGTGTGACACGAGAACTCACTAAAGAAGGACGTTCACTACGCTCAGTTTTAAAACCTGTACTTTAA